DNA from Rhizobacter sp. J219:
TCGTCGATGTTGCCCGTGATCTCGCCGCCCTGGACGTGGATCAGCGGCACGCCGGCATAGGCTGCGGCGACGGCCGTGCCCAGCGTTTCGTAGCGGTCGGCGATGGTCATCATCCAGTCGGGGGCGATGCGGCGCAGCACCGACGCGGTGTGCTGGATGGTGTTGGCGGTGGTGAGCGCCATGTTGATGGGCTCGTTGCCTTCGACGAAGGTGTAGAGTCTTCGATCACGTCGAAGCCGTCCTGGCGGATCAGGTCGACGACGCGGCCGTAGCGGTCCAGCAGGGCGGAGCCGGAGCAAAGCACCTGAAGCTGGACGCCGGGCGCTGCGGCAAGCCCTTCGAGGGCTGTGCGGATGCGCGAGTAGCTGGGTCGGGCCGTGATGGCCACGCACACCCGTTGTTTAGCGGACATCTTCTTCTCCGAATCTGTGATCCCGCGGCAGCGCGCGGCGGGCCTTGCGGCCGATCAGCTTGTGCAGGTCCTGGTAGACCAGCCCGCCGCCGGGCTTCTTGAAGGCGACCATGGCCTCGTCCAGTACTTCGCCTTCGGCGATGTCGCGCGCGGCGACGAGGCTGCGGCCGAAGATGCTGCGTTCCTTGACGAGTACACCCAGCTGGTTGTCCTTGTCGACCTGGTGCATGCGCATGCGCCAGGCGAATTCGCTGCCCTTGACGAGATCGGAGAGCTGGTCGGGCGTGAGCGACGACGAGACGTCGGGGCCAAACATCTTCGAGTGCAGCGTCAGGTGCACCTCGATTACGGAGGCGCCCAGGTAGCTGGCGACGATGCCGGGGTGGGTGGTGCCGGAGTGGTCCGACAGGCCGACCGGCAGCCCGTCGTAGTCGCGCACGAAGGACTCGAAGATGTTCATGCCGACCTCTTCGGGTGGCGTCGGATAGCGGGTCGTGCAATGCAGTACGGCCAGGTCGAGGCTCCGCGCACGCAGCCGTTGAACGAGAGCAGCCGTCTCGGCCTGGCGGCTCAGGCCGCTGGAGACGATCATCGGCTCCCCCCGCGCCGCGATCCACTCGACCAGTTGCTCGTTGTGCACCTCGCCGGAGGCGAGCTTCCAGGCGGCCATGCCGAATCCGGCGAGCCACTCGCACGCCTTGATGGAGAAGGGCGGACTCAGGAAGATGATGCCGCGCGCGTCGGCGTGGGCCTTGAGTTCTCCCCATTGAGCCTGGGTGAACTCCATGCGGCGCCAGTAGTCGTAGCGTGTCGCGTCCTGGCGGCTGAAGCGCACGCGCCAGGGTTCGGCTGCGGTGCTCTCCTCGCTGGCGATGTGGGTCTGGAACTTGATGGCATCGGCGCCACATTCGCGTGCCGCGTCGATGAATGCGAAGGCAGTGCCCAGGCTGCCGTCGTGGGACTGAGCAACCTCGGCCACGATGAAGGGCTTGTGCTCGGGACCGATCGAGCGGTTGGCGATCTGCATGGTGGGGTGGGC
Protein-coding regions in this window:
- a CDS encoding N-acetylneuraminate synthase family protein, with the translated sequence MQIANRSIGPEHKPFIVAEVAQSHDGSLGTAFAFIDAARECGADAIKFQTHIASEESTAAEPWRVRFSRQDATRYDYWRRMEFTQAQWGELKAHADARGIIFLSPPFSIKACEWLAGFGMAAWKLASGEVHNEQLVEWIAARGEPMIVSSGLSRQAETAALVQRLRARSLDLAVLHCTTRYPTPPEEVGMNIFESFVRDYDGLPVGLSDHSGTTHPGIVASYLGASVIEVHLTLHSKMFGPDVSSSLTPDQLSDLVKGSEFAWRMRMHQVDKDNQLGVLVKERSIFGRSLVAARDIAEGEVLDEAMVAFKKPGGGLVYQDLHKLIGRKARRALPRDHRFGEEDVR